A window of Parasynechococcus marenigrum WH 8102 contains these coding sequences:
- a CDS encoding pyridoxal-phosphate-dependent aminotransferase family protein: MQDKLTLMIPGPTPVPESVLKAMGRHPIGHRSGEFQAVVQRTTEQLKWLHQTQGDVLVITGSGTAAMEAGIINTLSRGDKVLCGDNGKFGERWVKVARAYGLEVEVIQAEWGQPLDTEAFRLALEADSAKAIKAVILTHSETSTGVINDLETIARHVKAHGTALTIADCVTSLGATDVPMDAWGVDVVASGSQKGYMLPPGLSFVAMGERAWQAYERSDLPKFYLDLGPYRKTATKNSNPFTPAVNLYFGLEAALEMMQNEGLEAIFARHARHRSAAQAGMKAIGLPLFAAEGHGSPAITAVAPDGIDAEQLRKAVKERYDILLAGGQDHLKGKVFRIGHLGYVCDRDVLTAVSAIEATLQSLGLHSGNMGAGVAAAATALS; encoded by the coding sequence GTGCAGGACAAGCTCACCCTGATGATTCCGGGTCCGACCCCGGTGCCCGAGTCAGTGCTCAAGGCCATGGGGCGCCACCCGATCGGCCACCGCAGTGGTGAGTTCCAGGCCGTTGTTCAACGCACCACGGAACAGCTGAAATGGCTGCACCAGACCCAGGGTGATGTGCTGGTGATAACCGGCAGCGGCACCGCCGCCATGGAGGCCGGCATCATCAACACCCTCAGTCGCGGCGACAAGGTGCTCTGCGGCGACAACGGCAAATTCGGTGAGCGCTGGGTGAAGGTTGCGCGCGCCTACGGACTGGAGGTGGAGGTGATCCAAGCCGAGTGGGGCCAACCCCTCGACACGGAAGCCTTCCGCCTGGCCCTGGAAGCCGACAGCGCCAAGGCGATCAAAGCGGTGATCCTCACCCATTCCGAGACGTCCACCGGCGTTATTAACGACCTGGAGACCATCGCCCGCCATGTGAAGGCCCACGGCACCGCCCTGACCATCGCGGACTGCGTCACCAGCCTCGGGGCCACCGATGTACCCATGGACGCCTGGGGCGTGGATGTGGTGGCCTCCGGATCCCAGAAGGGCTACATGCTTCCCCCCGGCCTCAGCTTTGTGGCCATGGGCGAACGGGCCTGGCAGGCCTATGAACGCTCGGATCTGCCGAAGTTCTATCTGGACCTGGGCCCTTACCGAAAAACCGCCACCAAGAACAGCAACCCCTTCACTCCGGCGGTCAATCTCTATTTCGGCCTGGAAGCTGCTTTGGAGATGATGCAGAACGAGGGCCTGGAAGCGATCTTTGCCCGCCATGCCCGCCACCGATCAGCCGCCCAGGCGGGGATGAAAGCGATCGGCCTGCCGTTGTTTGCGGCTGAAGGACACGGCAGCCCAGCCATTACCGCTGTGGCTCCCGATGGCATCGATGCCGAGCAATTGCGTAAAGCCGTGAAGGAGCGCTACGACATCCTTCTGGCGGGCGGTCAGGATCACCTGAAGGGCAAAGTGTTCCGCATCGGCCACCTTGGTTATGTCTGCGATCGCGATGTCTTGACCGC
- the cbiD gene encoding cobalt-precorrin-5B (C(1))-methyltransferase CbiD — protein sequence MASSASSGTSGGLTLPVWVASAARAALRALLGHPFEPNQQVVQPDGGEPLLVPVRSAARLSDDQALAISRCDPGPGLDLTRDLEIWVRVAWTPSADQGLVLMPGEGVGRIGAGGDACLSTYARQLLECTLLPLLPPGQGLEVEPVLPRGRSLAERTSNAAFGVVDGLALIGTQAEVQQSAAPEQLEQVLRELRALVADPGFGGSVALVIGENGLDLARRAGLSPLLKVGNWLGPVLVAAAEAGVKDLLLLGYHGKLIKLAGGIFHTHHHLADGRLEVLTALGLDVGLSLEELRHLRAAASVEDAFQRLNPETAMDLGRLLAATVEQRSQAYIARYGDWSLRIAAVLFDRSRTLRWRGPMAEERFFTLQD from the coding sequence ATCGCATCCTCTGCTTCGAGCGGCACATCCGGTGGCCTCACCTTGCCGGTGTGGGTGGCCTCAGCGGCGCGGGCAGCCCTGCGAGCGCTGTTGGGGCATCCGTTTGAGCCAAATCAGCAGGTGGTGCAGCCCGATGGTGGTGAGCCTCTACTGGTGCCGGTGCGTTCGGCGGCTCGGTTGAGCGACGACCAGGCCCTGGCCATCAGCCGCTGTGATCCCGGCCCAGGGTTGGACCTCACCCGCGATCTGGAGATCTGGGTGCGCGTCGCCTGGACCCCCAGTGCGGATCAAGGCCTTGTGCTCATGCCCGGTGAGGGGGTCGGACGGATTGGTGCCGGGGGTGATGCCTGCCTGTCGACCTATGCCCGACAGCTGCTGGAGTGCACCCTGCTGCCGTTGTTGCCTCCCGGGCAGGGCCTGGAGGTGGAACCGGTGCTGCCCCGCGGTCGCAGCCTGGCGGAGCGCACCAGCAATGCCGCCTTCGGTGTGGTGGATGGCTTGGCACTAATCGGAACCCAGGCGGAGGTGCAGCAGAGCGCGGCACCGGAGCAGTTGGAGCAGGTGCTTCGTGAGCTTCGGGCTCTGGTGGCCGATCCGGGCTTTGGCGGGTCTGTGGCGCTGGTGATCGGTGAAAACGGTCTGGATCTGGCGCGGCGGGCGGGGCTATCGCCACTGCTGAAGGTGGGTAACTGGCTTGGACCGGTGCTGGTGGCTGCTGCGGAAGCCGGTGTGAAGGATCTGTTGCTGCTGGGTTACCACGGCAAATTGATCAAACTGGCTGGTGGCATCTTTCACACCCACCACCACCTGGCAGACGGCAGGTTGGAGGTGCTGACGGCCCTGGGGCTCGACGTAGGTCTCAGCCTCGAGGAGCTGCGTCACCTGCGTGCCGCAGCATCGGTGGAGGATGCATTCCAACGCCTGAATCCTGAAACGGCGATGGATCTAGGGCGGTTGCTGGCGGCGACGGTGGAACAGCGCAGCCAGGCTTACATCGCCCGCTATGGCGATTGGTCCTTGCGCATTGCGGCCGTTCTGTTTGACCGGAGCAGGACGCTGCGCTGGCGTGGGCCGATGGCGGAAGAGCGCTTCTTTACGCTGCAGGATTGA